The Methylobacterium currus genome contains a region encoding:
- a CDS encoding dihydrofolate reductase family protein, which yields MGPKVICHMVSSINGRLHPSRFTVPASGVDKARLRQHYDEVAAHFGAQGWMCGRVTMQEVSKGKPRQVTGPGVSSREPFVGDQKDRDLAIAIDPEGRVHYGQDNHVGDHAVAVLSEAVSDGYLAELREDGVSYLLANPDGRDLANAMDALGETFGVEALLLEGGAAINGALLKAGLIDEINVLIHPAADGLAGVESIFGYQGQAEERPGAGQALRHMSAETLEGGMVWLRYQAEKAPA from the coding sequence ATGGGACCGAAGGTCATCTGCCACATGGTGAGCTCAATCAACGGGCGGCTGCATCCCAGCCGCTTCACCGTCCCGGCATCGGGCGTGGATAAGGCGCGGCTCCGGCAGCACTACGACGAGGTCGCGGCCCACTTCGGCGCCCAGGGATGGATGTGCGGGCGCGTGACCATGCAGGAGGTCTCCAAGGGCAAGCCGCGGCAGGTGACTGGGCCGGGCGTCTCCTCGCGCGAGCCGTTCGTCGGAGACCAAAAGGACCGCGACCTCGCAATCGCCATCGACCCGGAGGGGCGCGTTCACTACGGGCAGGACAACCACGTCGGCGACCATGCCGTCGCGGTTCTGTCCGAGGCGGTGTCCGACGGGTATCTCGCGGAACTGCGCGAGGACGGCGTATCCTATTTGTTGGCCAATCCCGATGGCCGCGACCTCGCCAATGCCATGGACGCGTTGGGCGAGACCTTCGGCGTCGAGGCTCTCCTGCTGGAAGGGGGCGCGGCCATCAACGGTGCCCTCCTGAAGGCGGGCCTAATCGACGAGATCAACGTGCTCATCCACCCGGCGGCCGACGGCCTCGCCGGCGTCGAGAGCATCTTCGGATACCAGGGCCAGGCCGAAGAGCGGCCCGGTGCCGGGCAGGCCCTCCGGCACATGTCCGCCGAGACGCTCGAAGGCGGAATGGTGTGGCTACGGTACCAGGCGGAGAAAGCGCCGGCCTAG
- the cyoD gene encoding cytochrome o ubiquinol oxidase subunit IV, whose protein sequence is MHSTPSVHGASGDARGDAHGHGSRRGYRIGVALSIGLTVVPFWLVMSQALSDARVTAAIIFALALIQIVVHVVSFLHLDTRSEGGWTLLAFLFTAVIVVLTIGGSIWVMYHLNVNMMPTPDAAAAPMH, encoded by the coding sequence TTGCATTCCACCCCCTCCGTGCACGGCGCCTCAGGTGACGCGCGAGGAGACGCGCACGGGCACGGGAGCCGTCGCGGTTACCGCATCGGCGTCGCGCTCTCGATCGGGCTGACGGTCGTGCCGTTCTGGCTCGTGATGTCGCAGGCGCTGTCCGATGCGAGGGTGACGGCAGCGATCATCTTCGCCCTCGCACTGATCCAGATCGTCGTCCACGTGGTCAGCTTCCTCCATCTCGACACGCGCTCTGAGGGCGGCTGGACGCTGCTCGCCTTCCTCTTCACGGCAGTGATCGTGGTGCTGACGATCGGCGGGTCGATCTGGGTCATGTACCATCTCAACGTGAACATGATGCCGACGCCGGACGCCGCGGCGGCGCCAATGCACTGA
- the cyoC gene encoding cytochrome o ubiquinol oxidase subunit III, with product MTDRTWDAGEPEIAWHETGAEGHEHGGGATVLGFWIYLMSDALIFASLFAMYGVVSTGYAGGPGPRQLFDLPLVALNTALLLVSSITFGQAIPHMEAGRVGPTQAWLAVTGLLGAAFVGVELYEFSHLIAEGAGPQRSAFLSAFFTLVGTHGAHVTVGLIWIATMLVQLSQHGLSGEMRRRIICLSMFWHFLDIIWIGVFTFVYLHGVIR from the coding sequence ATGACCGATCGCACATGGGACGCGGGTGAACCCGAGATTGCCTGGCACGAGACCGGGGCGGAGGGGCACGAACACGGCGGGGGCGCCACGGTCCTGGGCTTCTGGATCTACCTGATGAGCGACGCGCTCATCTTCGCTTCGCTATTTGCGATGTACGGCGTAGTGAGTACGGGCTACGCCGGCGGGCCTGGTCCGCGCCAGCTCTTCGACCTACCTCTGGTCGCCCTCAACACCGCGCTCCTGCTCGTCTCCTCAATCACCTTTGGGCAGGCCATCCCCCATATGGAGGCGGGAAGGGTCGGTCCGACGCAGGCTTGGCTTGCGGTGACTGGCCTCCTCGGCGCGGCCTTCGTCGGCGTCGAACTCTATGAGTTCTCGCACCTGATCGCGGAGGGGGCGGGCCCGCAACGCAGCGCCTTCCTGTCGGCTTTCTTCACCCTGGTCGGCACGCACGGTGCGCACGTCACCGTCGGACTGATCTGGATCGCGACGATGCTAGTCCAGCTCAGCCAGCACGGACTCAGCGGCGAGATGAGACGTCGGATCATCTGCCTGTCGATGTTCTGGCACTTCCTCGACATCATCTGGATCGGCGTCTTTACCTTCGTCTACCTTCATGGAGTGATTCGGTGA
- the cyoB gene encoding cytochrome o ubiquinol oxidase subunit I produces MTDIHLKTIFGRLTWESFPIHEPILFGTFVVVLLLGLAIVGAVTWYRLWGYLWHEWFTSVDHKKIGIMYVILGIIMLLRGFADALMMRAQQAIAFGANEGYLPAHHYDQIFTAHGTIMIFFVAIPLVVGIINFVMPLQIGARDVAFPFLNNLSFWLTAAGAVLTMVSLFVGEFARTGWLSYAPLAGLAYSPDTGVDYYLWSLQIAGVGTTLSAINMVATIIKMRAPGMTMMKLPVFCWTALCSNVLAIAIFPALTAAFFLLMLDRYVGTNFFTNDLGGAPMMYWNMVWIWGHPEVYVLVLPAFGIYSEITSTFTGKRLFGYSSMVYATVVITILSYLVWLHHFFTMGAGPAVNSFFGIATMVISIPTGAKIFNWLFTMYRGDIRFELPMMWVVAFMLTFVVGGMTGVLLAIPPADFVLHNSLFLVAHFHNVIIGGVVFGLFAGMVYWFPKAFGFKLDPFWGKVGFWGWVVGYWVAWTPIYVVGLMGTARRVRHFDDPNFQPYFVIAAIGALIILVGILGFVMSIVMGFVNRTALRDVTGDPWDGRTLEWSTASPPPAYNFAFLPVVHDLDAWYDMKSRGYARPTGDFRPIHMPRNTGTGVILAGLSLSLGFGMVWYIWWLAALSSLALLAVAVGHTFDFARDTFIPADVVAATEVKRRTLLGQGG; encoded by the coding sequence ATGACCGACATCCATCTCAAGACGATCTTTGGCCGTTTGACCTGGGAATCCTTCCCGATCCACGAGCCGATCCTGTTCGGCACCTTCGTCGTCGTCCTGCTGCTCGGGCTCGCCATCGTCGGCGCGGTGACTTGGTATCGGCTCTGGGGCTATCTCTGGCATGAGTGGTTCACGAGCGTCGATCACAAGAAGATCGGCATCATGTACGTGATCCTCGGCATCATCATGCTGCTGCGGGGATTTGCCGACGCGCTGATGATGCGCGCGCAGCAGGCGATCGCCTTCGGTGCGAACGAGGGCTACCTGCCCGCCCACCACTACGATCAGATCTTCACCGCCCACGGGACGATCATGATCTTCTTCGTGGCGATCCCGCTGGTGGTGGGCATCATCAACTTCGTGATGCCGCTCCAGATCGGCGCGCGCGACGTCGCCTTCCCGTTCCTGAACAACTTGAGTTTCTGGCTCACCGCCGCGGGCGCGGTCCTCACCATGGTCTCGCTGTTCGTGGGCGAGTTCGCCCGCACGGGCTGGCTATCATATGCGCCGCTTGCCGGACTTGCCTATAGCCCCGACACCGGCGTCGACTACTACCTGTGGTCCTTGCAGATCGCGGGCGTGGGCACGACGCTGTCAGCGATCAACATGGTCGCGACCATCATCAAGATGCGCGCGCCCGGCATGACCATGATGAAGCTGCCGGTGTTTTGCTGGACCGCGCTCTGCTCGAACGTGCTGGCGATCGCGATCTTTCCCGCGCTCACCGCCGCCTTCTTCCTGCTGATGCTCGACCGCTACGTCGGCACGAACTTCTTCACCAACGATCTCGGTGGCGCACCAATGATGTACTGGAACATGGTCTGGATCTGGGGTCATCCGGAAGTCTACGTTCTCGTCCTGCCTGCGTTCGGCATCTACTCTGAGATCACTTCGACCTTCACCGGCAAGCGCCTGTTCGGTTACTCGTCGATGGTCTACGCCACCGTCGTCATCACGATCCTGTCCTATCTCGTTTGGCTGCATCACTTCTTCACGATGGGCGCCGGACCTGCCGTGAACTCGTTCTTCGGCATCGCTACGATGGTGATCTCGATCCCGACTGGCGCCAAGATCTTCAACTGGCTGTTCACGATGTACCGCGGTGATATCCGCTTCGAGCTACCAATGATGTGGGTCGTGGCGTTCATGCTGACTTTCGTCGTCGGCGGCATGACCGGGGTGCTGCTCGCCATTCCGCCGGCCGACTTCGTGCTCCACAATTCGCTGTTCCTCGTGGCGCACTTCCACAACGTGATCATCGGCGGCGTCGTGTTCGGCCTGTTTGCCGGCATGGTCTACTGGTTCCCCAAGGCCTTCGGCTTCAAGCTCGACCCGTTCTGGGGCAAGGTCGGGTTCTGGGGCTGGGTCGTCGGCTACTGGGTCGCCTGGACGCCGATCTATGTGGTCGGCCTGATGGGCACCGCGCGCCGCGTCCGTCATTTCGACGATCCGAACTTCCAGCCCTACTTTGTCATCGCGGCCATAGGCGCGCTCATCATCCTGGTCGGCATCCTTGGCTTCGTGATGAGCATCGTCATGGGTTTCGTGAACCGCACCGCGTTGCGCGACGTTACGGGCGACCCCTGGGACGGCCGCACGCTCGAATGGTCGACCGCCTCGCCGCCGCCGGCCTACAACTTCGCCTTCCTGCCGGTCGTGCACGACCTGGACGCCTGGTACGACATGAAGAGCCGCGGCTACGCCCGGCCTACGGGCGACTTCCGCCCGATCCACATGCCGCGTAACACCGGCACGGGTGTGATCCTCGCCGGCCTGTCGCTCAGCCTCGGCTTCGGCATGGTCTGGTACATCTGGTGGCTCGCCGCCTTGAGCTCCCTCGCCCTGCTCGCAGTGGCGGTTGGGCACACCTTCGACTTCGCGCGCGACACTTTCATCCCGGCCGACGTGGTGGCGGCGACCGAAGTCAAGCGCCGGACGCTGCTCGGCCAGGGGGGCTGA
- the cyoA gene encoding ubiquinol oxidase subunit II has protein sequence MFDPAFSPLRRAFALALPLLLLGGCDAVVMSPTGDVALQQRNLILFSVAVMLLIIVPVMVLTVLFAWRYRRGNANKVYEPDFDHSTTLELVIWSCPLLIIIALSAVTWTSTHLLDPFRPLERLAPGVPVPSDMKPLTVEVIALDWKWLFIYPDLGIATVNELALPVNVPVRFAITSSDQFNTFYAPTLAGMIYAMPTMRSELNAVLNKPGDSWGYSGNYSGRGYSDMRFKLRGIEAADFDRWVAEVKAAGGILALSNLVELVKPSERVPVMRFASVEQGLFDRTLNRCVEPGKPCMVDLMRRDMETDRGHAHAHGVPEMPPGRSAEPLIGGKPKPALEKVPEEKGSGPNVTAPAQLDPRGALEPGSAHNRDHQ, from the coding sequence ATGTTCGACCCAGCATTCAGTCCTTTGAGACGGGCCTTCGCCCTCGCGCTCCCGCTGCTCCTGCTCGGTGGCTGCGACGCGGTGGTGATGAGTCCCACCGGAGACGTTGCGCTGCAACAACGCAACCTCATCCTATTTTCGGTTGCGGTTATGCTGCTCATCATCGTGCCGGTGATGGTGCTTACCGTGCTGTTCGCCTGGCGCTACAGGCGGGGCAACGCGAATAAGGTCTACGAACCCGATTTCGATCACTCGACCACGCTCGAACTGGTGATCTGGTCGTGTCCGCTGCTCATCATCATTGCGCTGAGCGCAGTGACCTGGACGAGCACGCATCTGCTCGACCCGTTCCGGCCGCTGGAGCGCCTCGCACCGGGCGTACCCGTTCCCTCGGACATGAAGCCGCTGACCGTCGAGGTTATCGCCCTCGATTGGAAATGGCTGTTTATCTATCCCGATCTCGGAATCGCCACTGTGAACGAGCTCGCCTTGCCCGTGAACGTGCCGGTCCGTTTCGCGATTACTTCGAGCGACCAGTTCAACACGTTCTACGCACCGACGCTCGCCGGCATGATCTACGCCATGCCGACCATGCGCTCGGAGCTGAATGCCGTGCTCAACAAGCCCGGCGACAGCTGGGGCTACTCGGGCAACTACAGCGGCCGTGGCTATTCCGACATGCGGTTCAAGCTGCGCGGCATCGAGGCGGCCGATTTCGACCGTTGGGTGGCGGAGGTGAAGGCCGCCGGCGGCATCCTCGCGCTGTCGAATCTCGTGGAGCTGGTCAAACCGAGCGAACGGGTACCGGTGATGCGCTTCGCCTCTGTCGAGCAAGGGCTTTTCGACCGTACGCTCAACCGCTGCGTCGAACCGGGCAAGCCCTGCATGGTCGACCTCATGCGCCGCGACATGGAGACGGATCGAGGTCACGCACACGCGCATGGGGTGCCGGAGATGCCCCCTGGACGCTCGGCGGAGCCGCTCATCGGCGGCAAGCCCAAGCCCGCCCTGGAAAAGGTGCCCGAGGAGAAGGGCTCCGGCCCGAACGTCACAGCGCCCGCGCAGCTCGATCCCCGCGGCGCGCTCGAGCCGGGCAGCGCGCACAACCGCGACCATCAGTAA
- a CDS encoding MFS transporter, with translation MAVTSAGPASSKPLERDARLVNAREHRIRPGEIAVGVIIGRSSEFFDFFVYAIASVLVFPSLVFPYADALTGTLYSFAIFSLAFVARPFGALVFMRVDRWHGRGVKLTAALFLLGGSTAAMAFLPGHAQVGGLAAILLGILRIGQGFAQGGTWDGLPALLSLSAPAERRGWFRMVPQLGAPIGMFVASALFAFLLATLKPADFLDWGWRYPFFVAFVINVVALFARLRLISTPEFTRLYESRELQPSRLSDLVREEGRTVILGAFTPLASFALFHLVTVFPLSWVVLAGGDASLRFLVIELVGAGVGLATVALSGLLADRLGGRTVLGLSAVLIGAYGGFAPRLLDKGPAGEWTYVLLGFAFLGLAFGQSSGALNASFSAKHRYTGAGTTATAAWFIGAGFAPLVALWLASTFGLWSVGAYLVSGALCTLAALGLNRVLHRAPTR, from the coding sequence ATGGCAGTCACGAGCGCCGGCCCCGCGAGTTCGAAACCGTTGGAGCGCGATGCCCGGCTCGTCAACGCACGCGAGCACCGCATCCGGCCCGGCGAGATCGCGGTCGGCGTCATCATCGGACGCTCGTCAGAGTTCTTCGACTTCTTCGTCTACGCGATCGCTTCGGTGCTAGTCTTCCCGTCACTGGTCTTTCCATACGCAGACGCGCTGACCGGCACACTATACTCGTTTGCGATCTTCTCGCTGGCCTTCGTCGCCCGGCCCTTCGGCGCCCTCGTCTTCATGCGGGTCGACCGGTGGCATGGGCGGGGCGTGAAGCTCACGGCGGCGCTCTTTCTGCTCGGAGGATCGACGGCGGCCATGGCGTTCCTGCCCGGCCACGCGCAGGTCGGCGGTCTTGCCGCGATCCTCCTAGGGATCCTCAGGATCGGACAGGGTTTCGCACAGGGCGGCACCTGGGACGGGCTGCCCGCGCTGCTGTCGCTCAGTGCGCCGGCGGAACGGCGCGGCTGGTTCAGGATGGTCCCGCAGCTTGGCGCACCGATCGGCATGTTCGTGGCGAGCGCCCTGTTCGCGTTCCTGCTCGCCACGCTGAAGCCGGCGGACTTCCTCGATTGGGGCTGGCGCTACCCATTCTTCGTAGCCTTCGTCATCAACGTCGTGGCGCTGTTCGCGAGGCTGCGCCTGATCTCCACGCCCGAATTCACCCGACTCTACGAGAGCCGGGAGTTGCAGCCGTCCCGCCTATCGGACCTCGTGCGCGAAGAGGGACGAACGGTAATCCTCGGTGCGTTCACCCCCCTGGCGAGCTTCGCGCTCTTCCACCTCGTCACGGTGTTTCCCCTGTCATGGGTGGTGCTGGCCGGAGGCGACGCATCCTTGCGCTTCCTAGTGATCGAGCTGGTCGGGGCCGGTGTCGGGCTCGCGACCGTGGCGCTGTCTGGGCTCCTCGCGGATCGGCTCGGGGGGCGGACCGTGCTCGGGCTCTCCGCGGTGCTGATCGGCGCCTATGGTGGCTTCGCGCCGCGGTTGCTCGACAAGGGGCCCGCAGGCGAATGGACCTACGTGCTGCTGGGCTTCGCCTTCCTCGGGCTCGCTTTCGGCCAGTCTTCGGGTGCGCTGAACGCCAGCTTCTCGGCCAAGCACCGCTACACGGGCGCGGGCACGACTGCGACAGCCGCTTGGTTCATCGGCGCCGGCTTCGCACCACTTGTCGCCCTTTGGCTCGCGAGCACCTTCGGCCTATGGTCGGTCGGCGCCTATCTCGTCTCCGGTGCCCTGTGCACGCTCGCGGCCCTTGGGCTGAATCGGGTGCTGCACAGAGCGCCAACGCGATAA
- a CDS encoding ferritin-like domain-containing protein encodes MATNQKTLQDAFYETLKDIYYAEKQSVRALKKAAKSAQHKELKQAFEIHAEESGNQIERLQQVFEIIGKPARAKTCEAMQGLTSEMEEDLEDFGGGPAADAVLAGCAQAVEHYEIARYGTLKTWASQLGYKDAAKLLDETLQEEKKTDELLTQIAERINVEGMEGAEDDVGEEDEDDNDKVQTKGKGRRKSA; translated from the coding sequence ATGGCTACCAATCAGAAGACCTTGCAGGACGCGTTCTACGAGACGCTTAAGGACATCTACTACGCCGAGAAGCAGTCTGTGCGTGCACTCAAGAAAGCGGCCAAGTCCGCGCAGCATAAGGAACTCAAGCAGGCGTTTGAGATCCATGCCGAGGAGAGTGGCAACCAGATCGAGCGCCTGCAGCAGGTGTTCGAGATCATCGGCAAGCCGGCACGTGCCAAGACCTGCGAGGCGATGCAGGGTCTGACCTCCGAAATGGAGGAGGATCTGGAGGATTTCGGCGGTGGTCCGGCTGCCGATGCAGTGCTGGCCGGCTGCGCCCAGGCGGTCGAGCACTACGAGATCGCTCGCTATGGCACGCTGAAAACTTGGGCGTCACAGCTCGGCTACAAGGACGCAGCTAAGCTGCTGGACGAGACCCTGCAGGAAGAAAAGAAGACTGACGAGCTGCTTACCCAGATCGCCGAGCGTATCAACGTTGAGGGCATGGAAGGCGCTGAGGACGACGTCGGCGAGGAAGATGAAGACGACAATGACAAGGTTCAGACCAAGGGCAAAGGCCGCCGGAAATCCGCTTGA
- a CDS encoding response regulator, which translates to MSLDAEPPPVVALVAEDEFLLRMEAADTLADAGYKVLEVASADAALRYLQEKDGIDLLFTDVNMPGKLNGFDLAREVALHWPEIMIVVCSGAAKPGPGDLPPKARFIDKPYSAGLVEQVLRELQAVGGSLN; encoded by the coding sequence ATGAGTTTAGATGCTGAACCTCCACCCGTTGTCGCGCTGGTTGCCGAAGATGAGTTCCTGCTCAGAATGGAAGCAGCCGATACCCTGGCCGATGCCGGATACAAAGTCCTGGAGGTGGCCAGCGCTGATGCGGCGTTGCGCTACCTCCAGGAGAAGGACGGCATCGATCTTCTGTTCACGGATGTGAACATGCCAGGTAAGCTCAATGGCTTTGACTTGGCTCGCGAAGTTGCTCTTCACTGGCCTGAGATCATGATTGTGGTGTGCTCGGGGGCAGCTAAGCCTGGTCCCGGGGACCTCCCTCCTAAAGCGCGCTTCATCGACAAACCCTACTCTGCCGGGCTGGTTGAGCAGGTGCTGCGTGAGCTGCAAGCGGTGGGAGGTTCCTTGAACTAG